AAAAGATCTATAATATTGATAAATCACCTTTTAATTAATGTAATCAACTAACTTTCTTAAGGGGTGTCACACCCTAAAAATTCGTTTATTTTGAAATGGACcatttcattttacttgatCCATGTTAACAGTTAACTTGACATTCtcctttaaaaaatatttattagagatttattttactaaattgattttattaattatacttTGAAAATCTAAATCTGACTActaatattttatgtagttattTAATGATAAGGATATAGTAttgaaaacaaataataaatctatcttgattttctaaaattgactagtaaaacaaaaaatatatatttatagtataagaattaagtaaaataaaatggaatGAGCAGTTATTTAATTAAAGTTTAGCTTTTGATAATCAAAGGATTTCATAATTCCTTAATGATGGGTGGTTGTGAAGCACACGTGAGTGAGATTTGATATCGGGAAAAACTTCATTAGGTCGATTACAAactataaattatgtttatagaaaaaaaaattaattgcgGTTGACTTATTATTTCTGAGGGAAGTCATTAGATTGAACTAATTACCATATTGCATTTTTTTCTGTATGCTTAAATACCAAAGGATTCCTTATTCCTTTAATAGATTTTGTTGTAGCATGAAAACATTGAGCGTTGACCAAATAAGTATAACTTTATTGAATTAGACAAATTAAACTAAGGAAGCTTTTTTCTTATTTAGTGTTAGTTAAGTTATCTACGTTGACTTTCAACTTATCAAGCTACGCATGCGCTGAAGTCAGCTCTTCTCTTCGACCGTACGTTCTAAAGTGTTTGCTTCAGGTGctttatcatttttaaaatacaaatagTATATCAGATTTGGACTTAGCACCTTAGGGGTGAATTTTTGAACTTCAAAATCAGTAAACTAATTTCTAATCTTATGCACGAGGGATCGAAatctatatatacatgtatacacaaaaaattgaaataaaaatatcttatataaagtataatttttttatcgcGATCGGGTGAACACACTAACTTTTTCCTAGATTCGCTCCTGATTCATGTGTTATTTGGTATCAACTAGCCTGACTAATCAAGATTTGTGACCCTTATTAGGACCCATTAGAGGGAAAACGCTTTCTACGTGTTGGAATGATCTTGAATTCCGAAATATATATTCAAGGGTGGAATGATCATCTCATCCATTATACCGTGTTAAATAGTTGCACATTCGATGAATCATCCTCTGAATGAAATGTCCCCCTTTTTTGTTCTTacattaatatataattatgtgagttaaattaaagaattaaaCAAGGTAGTTGaagtatttttttctctaatcAAGGAATGTCGTTAATCACGTACTCCAAATCAAATTCTTCAAGGCTCCAGTATCTATTACCAATTTTCCATGCACCTAACGTATAAAAGAAGATTATTATTCAAAGGAAtttcttaataaataaaaaattaagaatttacTGAAATTGTCCCTCATGAAAGCAAAATTCAGTCCTTGGCCAAAGGTTTCTTGTGTTCAACATTGGCAAAGTTTGGCAAGTAGGCAATATGTAGATATGTGCTGCAATATGTTTATGTACTAAACCAATAAAGTCAATCCTTGCCAACCCTTTTTTAATTTTCCCCATATAAATCTCTTCATTTATacttaaaaactttttttacTGTACATTTGAGGCTTTGCTTTATCTTAATTTGCtgaagaagaaattaaagaCCCATCTTCTTTGTCCCCATTCatttctaatttttctttcttttttctttactcTCAAGGTAAATGCATATTTCTACCTAGTactctttttcatatttgtgTCCTATAGTATGTATTCCTTTTGTTAGGTTACGAGAGGTGATGTCAGGAATTTTGACAAAGGAATTCAAGAAAATCGAAAAAGTACCATATCTTTAAGTTAAGggtattcaaaattttatatatgtatctttaaaaaaatattatgctaTTTATGTTACAATAAATTATGTCTATATTAATAGTGAAGTACTATAATTGATCTGTAAATTAGTTTAGTCTTACCACAAAGATTAGAATACCAAAAATGCAGGGAAAGCCTTCTTTTCTGGCAGCTAAGCCGGCCTTTAATTAGTGTCCTTAGTGGGAAATTATAAGAACACTAACCATATATTATTTGTTTATGAGTTAATCCCATGTGACCTTTGCTTCATTTCCTATGGCATTCTTCAACTCCTCTTTATTCTTAGAACACACACTTGTCTCTGCTATTCTTGCCCAAGATTCAATGAACAAGCTCATTTATTCACTTATTTAAGACTACTTGTATTCTGTTTTGTAGTAAGCATAACAATTTTATTGAATTGTGAGTTTTCTTTTTTCCAAGAATTGTTTTTCACTTCATATATTGTAGGTGGATAGTTCATTTGGCTGGACTTTGGATGGGGTTAGTTAGGAATCTTGATATGAGAAGTGGAGATTCCTTAGAAGGCTTGTTGAGTGACAAAAATAAGATGAGACAACAAAAGGGTGGCTCTTCAAGGCTTGTAACTATGTTAACTTGTCTACAATTCATATTTGCTGTTTATGCTACATTTCTTCTGTATTACATGAGCCCCTCCATAGATTTAAGGTCTAAACCAGATTTCAGTTGGACTACAAGAATTGCTCAGCAATGGAAGCAATTCATAATCCCTCCCCATGTCGTTAGTcgttataatcaggaagctaatTCAGTTGTTAGAGCTAAAAGTAAACCAATTAGTCCCTCTGAAGTTTGTGAGCATGAGAAGATTGATTTTGTACAGAAGAAGTCGAACGATGCTGTCATGATCAGGTTGAAGACAGAGCTTTATCAAGAAGTGCTAGATTTTCAAAGCAAGTCCTTTGATGCTGAGACTCTTTCTCAGCTAATGGCAATGAGGTCCAAATGGGATTTGCGCGGTCCAAACAAGCCAAAAATCACAGTGATCTTGAATCATTTCAAGAGGAAAACACTTTGTGCTCAGCTTGACTCTTTGCTTGGCCAGACCCTCCCATTTCATCATGTTTGGGTGCTCTCATTTGGAAGTCCAAATGAGCTTTCCTTAAAAAGAATTGTGCATAGATATAATGATTCAAGAATAAGCTTTATCAGTTCAAGCTATGATTTCAAGTACTATGGAAGGTTCCAATTGGCCTTACAAACAGAAGCTGACCTTGTATATATAGTCGATGATGACATGATCCCGGGGAAAAAGATGCTGCAAATGTTAGCACATGTTGCAGGAACAGACAAGTACAAGAATTCTGTTTTGGGCAGCATTGGTAGGATTTTGCCTTTTAGACAGAAGGATTCTAGTTTTCCAAGCTACAGGAAGTTTCGATCCAAGGAAGCAGGGCTTTATTTGCCTGATCCTGCCTATAACATCACAGTGAACAAAATTGTTCAGGTGGATTTCCTCTCTAGTTCTTGGTTTATGTCTGCTGAACTTGTCAAGACACTCTTTATCGAGACACCGTTCACTTTCATGACAGGGGAAGACTTGCACTTAAGGTATGTATTTTTAACAGATTCTACTTTTTTGTGCCAAAATATTTCATACAGTAAATCATATGTACAACTTTCAGAAAGTTCATCGATCTGTTCATTTAAGAAAGAATAGTAAAATTTGTGAGTTAGTCATATGTTAATGAGTATATTACATAAAGTTATGTAACTTTGTTTATCTGAATATAGAAGAAGTCAATATTATAGGAGACTGACTGCTCCACTTGATAATAAGTGTACCACTAGATTGTTGTCTGATTCAGATTAGCATTTTACAAGTTAATCATTAGAATGTCTATTCTTTTCTAGGCACTTTAGAAACTAATATTCTTCACCTAACAATATTTGATTTCTTAATAATCAACTTTTCTGCAAAAAGAACTATACTATTGGACTCCTGCATATTCTGTGTCTCTCTTATTTGAACCTTAAGTAGTCCTCTTTTTAGCTTTTAATATGCTTAATGAGAGTAAAGGAAATTTAGAACAATTTCTAATATTGAAAAGGTACTACAATTAGTCACTTGGGAATCCAAATTAAATATTTGTGCATGAGAAGAAAATCCAATGTAAGAATGGATCAACTGATTAATGGTTATGCAAAGGCCTTAAACTTATGAATAGAGACCATCTTTATAACCTCTAATATGTTtacatttttcttaaaaaattgcAGCTATCAGCTTCAAAAGTACAGAAATGCTGGTTCATTTGTCCTACCAGTTGATCCAAATGATAAAGACACTTGGGGTGACAGTGAGCATAGGTTTGCCTATGTATCCGAAACAACTGTAATTTTCAAGGGCATCGTTCAAGTACGAGATGATCAATGGTGGAGGGCGCTTTCTACTGGTTATGTGACACAATGGGCAGAGATGTATCCTCAAAAAGTCGATGCACTCTTCTATGCCCACTCTGTCGATGAAGTTAAAGTTCTTGCGCCTCTTTTGCTTAAGTTCAGTTCAACTGTTGGAAAGAAGGCCTATATCGTTGTCTCAGGAGGCAATTTTTGCCCTTGTGAAGATGCTGCAGCAGCTTTGAAGTGGCCTAAGGCAGTATGCAAAGAAAAAAGATTCAAGATTATGGATCTAGGAGTTGGTGCTTTATCAGGGAATTCAAATTCAGAAGTGCCTGTTGTTCAAGCAGTGTATGCTAGCATGAAAGGACTAATCAAAATTCACAATCCTAGCCTAGTGATCACAGTAGCCGATGCAGACTCTAACGTGAGGAAAGCTCTAAAGATGGCTACTGAAGCTAACACAAACAGTTCAACGCTTGTTCTTCTACCAAGGTCATCAGTGCCAAAGGTTCTTTGGATGGCTGATATTCGTTCAACAGCGTTGCCAAGTAAAAACTTAATGTGATTTAAGCTAAACATTTCCCTCCTGTTTTGTCAAAATATCTGAACTGTGCATTTTTTTTACTTCAGATTGGAACCGTATGAAGATATATGTGAATATCATCACACAGACCAGAGCTAATTCACTTGCAAGGCTTCTCAAATCACTCAGTGATGCATACTACATTGGTGAAGAAGTTCCTATAACTTTCAACATGGATAGCAAGGTGGATGAGGCAACTCTAAAGCTTGTCAACTCATTTAATTGGCCTCATGGACCCAAAATTCTTCGAAGGAGAATCATCCAAGGAGGCCTAATTCGAGCAGTTAGTGAGAGTTGGTACCCCTCATCAGACGATGATTTTGgtctcttacttgaagatgaCATTGAAGTCTCCCCATACTATTACCTTTGGATCAAATATGCTCTCTTGTCCTATCACTATGACCCTGAAATATCTCTCCCTGAGCTCTCTTCTATCTCTCTTTACACTCCACGGTTAGTGGAAGTTGTAAAAGAAAGGCCTAAATGGAATGCTACAGATTTCTTCAAACACATCCATCCAAACACACCTTATCTCCATCAATTACCTTGCAGTTGGGGTGCAGTTTTTTTCCCAAAGCAATGGAGGGAATTCTACGTTTACATGAACATGAGATTCATAGAAGACGCGAAGCAAAACCCCGTTCAAATACCAAGATCAAGAACCAATGGTTGGCAAGCATCTTGGAAGAAGTTCTTGATAGACATGATGTACTTAAGAGGATACGTTACACTTTATCCGAATTTCCCAAATCAAACAAGCTTTTCGACGAATCATATGGAACCAGGAACACATATTGCTGCTAAAGAGAATGTGATCAAACATAACAAAGCTGATTTTGAGGTGCCATTGCTAAAAGAAGACTTCAGAAACTTTCTGCCTAATGGGAAAATGCCTGCAGCTTCAAGATTGCCTTCATTAAACCTCTTCAACCAGCCTGTTTCTCTGAAGGGATTAAAGGCAGCTGGTGCAAAACTGGGACAGGATATTCTTAAATGCAACCAAACAGAGATAGTAACTGTTAACCATGAGACAGGAATACCTTCACATTGTACAagattctaaaaaaaattctttcattGATAGAAGGTTTGTTTGATAAGTTTTTCTCCCTTATTATTCCACATTTAAGGAAGGACTAGGACTTTTATAGTTAATATTGTAGCAGCCAAAAGTGGCTATTTGTATGTATCCTATCCTCCTCTTCTTGTTTTCATTCTTCCTTAATCCTCAAATTCAACTTCAAAAGCAATGCTAGAATTTATGAGACTCTCAACTTAGTAACAAAAACATCATAACGGTCGAAATCTGAGTTGATTTCTCATGATCACTCTATTAATAGTTATTATTtcgatttttttattattatttcaattttatttaataaagaaagtAACATAGTAAACATTTGTTCACTTTGCAAGTCCAAGAATCAATTCATGCAACTGTCACCCCAATTGAATCAAATGACCCCGACCACCAAACTAAACAGCTTGTTTTATTTGACTTGTTacattaatattaaaatgaaaataataagcAAGGATAATAAGTCAAGTGCTAGACAATGAACAGGTCGTGTGACACTAATAGAATGTTAAGtatttatatattgatttatGAAATACTACTGTAATTTTTGTAGGATCAAGAATGGCATGgtttagtttatttatttaatctatATATGTTGCGTGAGTTCTTGAAATATTGATTTCAATCAATTTATGCTCACAAGATTGGACAGGTAGTTGTTGTACACTTCTAGTCGTATCTACTTAACCTTTGAACTTTATGTTTAGGCTTAATACATAAAGCAACTTCTTAAATTTATCAGAAAAATTATTTAGGCAAGCAAAATATAGCTTATTTCGATTGAACACATGATAAagtaagattcatgagaggaatgaGTTTAATTTTCTGGCATGCGCTGAGGCCGAAGACATCAAGGTCATATTTCTATTAGACActtttgattcaaattttgaaaaaaattatgcgTGTATATTCAAGTGTCTGTTAAGCAAACAAGTTAATCTCTTAAAATATGTCACtttctttaattatacgaattATCCTAAGATGTAAAACTTCAGTCATATCATCACAACTTTTTAAAACTAGATACAGATTCGCTATTTGGTAATAAAATGTTAGTTTAATtgccaaaaaaaaagaggatgTAAAACTTCACGCATGGTTGATGTGTATAATTTATTGTAGTTAACTTAACTTTCTAATAAACATTTGAGAATACATGCACACAaaacttttttcaaaaattaaatgtctaataaaaatattatattatatatttaactatttaattaaactaaattaaaatataatttaaatatctaaataaaaattactaaaatgtTTAAAGAGCTATCTATATATTAAGTCTTATGTTTATATCAAGACACCTCACATTGGGAACATATTACTAACAAATGTAAGACAAATCATTTTTACAAAGAAGACAAAGTTAAAAGTTTATGAAACAATTATGATTCTCATCCATGTCGAGCACTTAATTAATccattattcttttttttttttctttttttttttttttttttttatgggaacagaccctacacgaggctcccacctctcgtgcacagtcaggggttaagcaacacccccaagccttaacataaataatcaaagtaaaaatacaaggagggggacataaaccttacctccgatcctatggtggttcataagtcggctaacctattaaaggtcggctaactcatccccgatacagaGAAgatactaactataactagaaagcattaaacctgtgagaggactcctcccggtacaattcaactatgaaagcataaatgagggagactctccccttccatgagaaaaaagaaaagaaaagtacactagtcctattccaactatgctacgtaccagacatagctacattgaagaagaacaagtatacgaaacttctatctcgcatgggatgggaaaattcttttcatctttgctctttttagtcttgtcgtaccaagtaaatccagatGAAATATGCCAttgcatcagtatcatgattatcaacTATGGGGGCTGAAAAGAGTTGaaatatatggagctatagtttccaacagccttggagttgttgtggagaaaattgaTAGCCTGAAttagccaaggaagcaaacaaacatggttgttgcAGTCTTGTACCCAATTCCTTGCTGCCTCTATAGTTGCAGTGGTAGCATGATTGTTGTTGCAGGttaggttcagtagtagatacctattttggtacctgcacaggcaaacaacaccagaaaaacacacaaacaaactattgtgtgctgcatatgctgtattctgctgctgtgctgcataTGGTAGGTACAAATGGTGGTTGATGATGATGGCTGCAGTATCCTTGTGATGCCAAGtattctcaactttgaagttgtagcaGGTGTGCATCAGTGAACCTGCATTAGCAATTAACAGAGGGGCAAGCAATTGTGGGAAGAGAAAAGGctgatgcatgtttttgtgcaactccttgttgcttccattGTAGTTAGGCTGCttattggtctttgttttgagatgGTTAaccttcttggagtacctgcacagaaaaACAACACCAACAAACTTGTATTTGTTTCTTGTCTGATGCAGGTTGATGGACTTGTTGCTGAGGTGTGTTGATAATGGAGAATGTGGTTGGCAATCTGATTGTTCTGCTTCATAGTAGCCCCAGGTTGCTGCAGCCTTTGTAGCATTTCTAAAGGGGGTCTGCCAGCTACATTGATGAAGCTGAGGATGACTGATGGGGATCAATGCAGATTCTGGGAGTGAGCTGCagctggggtacctgcataAAACAAAACCACCAAACCTCACTGCCAAGGAGATCTGCAGGCTGCTATacccatgttccttgtgtgctgccaGTTGGTGGAGTGTTTGCTGTGGTGTGTTTATGTTAGAGAGTGTGGATGGAAAGCTGAGTGTGCTGCTCCATGAGAGCCCCAGGACCTTGCAGCCCTCATAGTAGTTCCAAAGAGGGTCTAAACAAAGACAATCAAGCaaatacaaacaaacaaacaaacaccaAAACCAGAAGCTAATTGCCATGCTGCACAATTCTtttgtaggcctcttagtgaaggtatttgttttgttggttgtatctgtgttgtgctctatgtaggtgttgggaGCACAAGTTGATGAgtccatcctgacatctgcatctACACACCAAGcaagaaccagcaagaaaggaactgctgcaggtgttgagctattAGAGATGGCATAGATGGagtgtatttgttccttgtctgctgcaggttggtaTAGTTGTTggtggggtgtgttgataatagagagtgtggttAGCCAGCTGAGTGTGttgctccatagaagccccaggttactgcagccctcatagcagtgCCAAAGAGGTTCTAAACAAAAACagtcaaccaaagacaagcaacaaggcaaacaggtgttgagctgctgcaggtgttgcatgtgttgagctgctgcaggtgttgagctgctgcaggtgttgtcctctatgtatttgttattaaagcatgttggtatatatctccaacaacctgcaaatacacaacaaataaccaaggacaagcaaagacctgtaaaggttaatagaaaagaatggatctcacagagaattttggagcctgttagcattttccatgtcgctcgactaatgtctccacttatccgtttgagctgaaactttctggagtttgcatatatatcctttactTTAGACatgcaaattttgaaggcttgtttcccaagttggagcttccaattagcaaaattcttcctttttaggcttaagacagctgaaatcttcaatgtcgctcgcctaatgcctccaattatccgtttgggctgaaatttcttgggccttatcaaaataatatattctgcaatcctgcaaaatTTGGGGGCCTTTGGATAAGTCCACCAGCTGCAcctcaccctgcacatgctgACCTGCTGAAGCTTAAGTGCTGCAGGGTGATTGGAATTTGTGTTGTtgattttctctatgtatttgtggttaatgaatgttgatacatcactccaggatcctgaaataatacaacaaccaaaaacaaacaaaacaaggcatgcacaaactagcaaacAGGAGGGGACCTCATTAAGGGCTTTGGAAACTATTaactttttccaagtcgctcgactaacgtctccaattatccgtttgacctgaaacttcatgatgtttgcatatatggccttttctttatccctgcaaattttgaaggcttgacTCCCAAGCTGTAGCTTCCAATTAccaagtttctctctctttaggcttaagacttCTGATTTTTCCAaagtcgctcgcctaacgtctccaattatccttttgagctgaaacttgttGAACCTTTCCAAATTAGTATAtgatgcaatcctgcaaagtttggaggtgtttggacatgtccacttggtacaaatcaccctgcaccaACAAATAGAAAAGCACAAAGGCAAATAATTCTGCAGATTATAATAGCTACTATTATTGTCTTGTATGTGTTCCCTGAAGGTTGCAGTTTTGTGACTTTGTTGCTGCAGGATGTTGTTGCTGAGTAAGTTATGAGGCAGGCTGAATTGCAATACAAAGGGCTTCTTATGCATGGTCCTGTGGTATTGCATCCTTTAGCAGCCATCCAAAGATGAGTTGCAGCAGTTGGATTAGGCAAACTTCCACTTGTAGTTTGTTTCATCCTGCTACTGCTGCACCATGGGGCACCTAAGTTTGTTTCTCCAAGGATCCACATGCTGCTGCTCACCTTGAAATTTTCCAGACCTGCAACTACCTGCATATGCAAGTGGAAAAGAAAGGAGGAGAGAGGTActctaaatcctaaatctattggtaaggagattatcctattaaagcagtaaattagggagactctccctttttcaatggacctgattatcattattaatatcagtaaatatttcaaggtatgaagaagttccttcaatgtggttgattgatcttcttcatcttggttctcctgaagctagccatgccagctttgtccattttgtagtgtcccttggtctctcttggaagctgctgaaagctgtagtagtgttgtgtatagcttttcatgtggctttcctttgagagtgaatctgcagtgtaattagcttccctaaagatatgcctGAACTGGAAAGTCTCCAGTTTGCTAACCAATACCTGCAGTTCAGTAGTATAAGCAACaatgttccatggaggtttagcctcttgtttgagccacttgattagaagttcagaatcaacttcaagggctaccctgctgtatccatgttgtaggcaccactgaataccaataattgctgcctgcacttcagcttggttattagaaccacagCCTAATGGAgatgcaaaggcatatattaaaactccattatggtcccttagaatgccccctgcccctatcttccctggattgttaagggcactcccatctgtgtttagcttgatcattgtaggctgtggtttagtccagcatactttggttattctcaattcatgttggcttttttcaaccatggtaaccaaatctgcccaattacttggcaaatcaatatatggatacacagtggagataagcatatatagatctttggatattgagaatattactctagttgcattagacttcttgcccCCATACTTGCaggcacatctattcttccatagattccaacacacaaaaatgggagtggcctgcattactaacttatgtagctcattgttagttttgattagccaccacctcatcaataggttttttagaTGAATGTTGCTGTGTTGCAGACCCGAGTaccctgagaagtgcttccatatgtgttgtgcaaagtaacctgatacaaagatatgctctatatcatcaagacctgctctataacaacaggagcatgctgcaggagcatgtccaaatgctactattctgtcatttgtggggagTTTAAGTCTGATGTAGCTCTCCAAagcagtgaaatcccacatcgtggggtctggggagggtagagtgtacgcagacctgactcctaccaatgtaggacggctgtttccgaaagaccctcggctcaataaaagtatAGAACAAGGTTAGataagaatattagagtaaataagtagataatgAAAACGATCCAAACAAtgttcaaattttaattataagTATGGGAAGGGACAGTATAGTACGGAGTGATTATACAAATCTTCTTTGTGGGGAacatatttttcaatatttgaCATTTCGTCCCCAAATAAAACCAAACATTGAAATTTGATACCGATCTCTCAGGAAGCAAATCTCTCTCTATTTTCGCTCTGTGAAACCGTCGGGGAAAACCTGTAAGATTCTCAAAACCCAGTTTCTCGTGAATTATGATCTTTTTCATGCTGCGTTTTGCATTAAAACACACTTACTTTGGTAGAAATTGTTGATGAATTTTAGGGCATTATATTTGGTATTTGATCTCTTGTTTTACTTCCTAAAAAGGAActacattttaatattatttttttccaaaatt
This Solanum dulcamara chromosome 8, daSolDulc1.2, whole genome shotgun sequence DNA region includes the following protein-coding sequences:
- the LOC129900304 gene encoding uncharacterized protein LOC129900304 codes for the protein MGLVRNLDMRSGDSLEGLLSDKNKMRQQKGGSSRLVTMLTCLQFIFAVYATFLLYYMSPSIDLRSKPDFSWTTRIAQQWKQFIIPPHVVSRYNQEANSVVRAKSKPISPSEVCEHEKIDFVQKKSNDAVMIRLKTELYQEVLDFQSKSFDAETLSQLMAMRSKWDLRGPNKPKITVILNHFKRKTLCAQLDSLLGQTLPFHHVWVLSFGSPNELSLKRIVHRYNDSRISFISSSYDFKYYGRFQLALQTEADLVYIVDDDMIPGKKMLQMLAHVAGTDKYKNSVLGSIGRILPFRQKDSSFPSYRKFRSKEAGLYLPDPAYNITVNKIVQVDFLSSSWFMSAELVKTLFIETPFTFMTGEDLHLSYQLQKYRNAGSFVLPVDPNDKDTWGDSEHRFAYVSETTVIFKGIVQVRDDQWWRALSTGYVTQWAEMYPQKVDALFYAHSVDEVKVLAPLLLKFSSTVGKKAYIVVSGGNFCPCEDAAAALKWPKAVCKEKRFKIMDLGVGALSGNSNSEVPVVQAVYASMKGLIKIHNPSLVITVADADSNVRKALKMATEANTNSSTLVLLPRSSVPKVLWMADIRSTALPNWNRMKIYVNIITQTRANSLARLLKSLSDAYYIGEEVPITFNMDSKVDEATLKLVNSFNWPHGPKILRRRIIQGGLIRAVSESWYPSSDDDFGLLLEDDIEVSPYYYLWIKYALLSYHYDPEISLPELSSISLYTPRLVEVVKERPKWNATDFFKHIHPNTPYLHQLPCSWGAVFFPKQWREFYVYMNMRFIEDAKQNPVQIPRSRTNGWQASWKKFLIDMMYLRGYVTLYPNFPNQTSFSTNHMEPGTHIAAKENVIKHNKADFEVPLLKEDFRNFLPNGKMPAASRLPSLNLFNQPVSLKGLKAAGAKLGQDILKCNQTEIVTVNHETGIPSHCTRF